A stretch of the Kushneria konosiri genome encodes the following:
- the msrB gene encoding peptide-methionine (R)-S-oxide reductase MsrB, protein MDKVEKSDREWREQLTDEQYRVTRQAGTERPYTGDYQVEPVQGIYHCICCNAPLFENEHKFESHCGWPSFDRPLADAALEEHVDESHGMRRIEVTCRRCDAHLGHVFPDGPRDTTGLRYCINSVAMTFHQGE, encoded by the coding sequence ATGGACAAGGTAGAAAAAAGCGACCGCGAATGGCGCGAACAGCTCACCGATGAGCAGTATCGCGTCACGCGTCAGGCCGGCACCGAGCGCCCCTATACCGGGGACTATCAGGTCGAGCCCGTACAGGGCATCTATCACTGCATCTGCTGCAACGCGCCGCTGTTTGAAAATGAGCACAAGTTCGAGTCGCACTGCGGCTGGCCGAGCTTTGATCGCCCGCTGGCCGATGCCGCACTTGAAGAACACGTCGACGAGAGCCACGGCATGCGTCGCATCGAAGTGACCTGTCGCCGCTGCGACGCCCATCTGGGTCACGTCTTTCCGGACGGCCCGCGTGACACCACCGGGCTTCGCTACTGTATCAACTCGGTCGCCATGACCTTCCATCAGGGCGAATAG
- the pdxB gene encoding 4-phosphoerythronate dehydrogenase PdxB → MRIVADENIPLAEAFFADHGELVRLPGREMSREQVRDADILLVRSVTRVNAELLEGSRVKFVGTATIGRDHVDETWLSQQGIGFASAPGCNADSVGDYVISALLLFGEQDGMALTDRVVGVVGAGNVGGRLVERLRALGIRCLVCDPPRAEQEGSEGFTSLEALIEKADVVSVHTPLIREGDHPTHHLLTEAHIEALRTDQILISAGRGDCVDEQALKARLERDPDLRVVLDVWENEPDIDEALYRLAAIATPHIAGYSLDGKLRGTEMLYQAMSRHFGLPVRKQLGQLKPENWLRRMAISRRAPPQEALLLCTRTCYDVRRDTLLFERYRRQYGMAKGFDLMRREYPVRREFSTLRVELKHSAGAVREVLESAGFAIRSPRK, encoded by the coding sequence ATGCGTATTGTGGCAGATGAGAACATCCCGCTGGCCGAGGCCTTTTTCGCAGATCACGGCGAACTGGTTCGGCTGCCCGGGCGCGAAATGAGCCGCGAGCAGGTGCGGGATGCCGACATCCTGCTGGTGCGTTCGGTGACGCGCGTCAATGCCGAGCTGCTTGAAGGATCGCGCGTGAAATTTGTAGGAACGGCGACCATCGGACGTGACCACGTCGATGAGACATGGTTGTCGCAGCAGGGCATCGGTTTTGCCAGTGCGCCCGGGTGTAACGCTGATTCAGTGGGCGACTACGTCATCTCTGCGTTACTGCTGTTTGGTGAACAGGACGGCATGGCCCTGACCGATCGAGTCGTTGGCGTTGTGGGCGCCGGTAACGTCGGGGGGCGGCTGGTCGAGCGGCTGCGTGCGCTGGGCATTCGCTGTCTGGTCTGTGATCCGCCACGTGCAGAGCAGGAGGGTAGTGAAGGTTTCACAAGCCTTGAGGCCCTGATCGAAAAGGCCGATGTCGTCTCCGTGCATACACCGCTGATTCGTGAGGGCGATCACCCCACGCATCATCTTCTCACCGAGGCGCATATCGAGGCACTGCGCACCGATCAGATTCTGATCAGTGCCGGACGAGGCGACTGCGTTGATGAGCAGGCACTGAAGGCGCGTCTTGAGCGCGACCCTGATCTGCGCGTGGTGCTTGATGTTTGGGAAAACGAGCCTGACATTGATGAAGCCCTGTATCGTCTGGCCGCCATTGCCACCCCCCACATTGCCGGCTATAGCTTGGATGGCAAGCTGCGCGGGACCGAGATGCTGTATCAGGCCATGAGCCGTCATTTCGGTCTGCCAGTGCGCAAGCAACTGGGACAGCTCAAGCCGGAAAACTGGCTGCGCCGAATGGCCATCTCGCGTCGGGCGCCGCCGCAGGAGGCGCTGCTGCTGTGCACGCGCACCTGCTACGACGTGCGCCGCGATACCCTGCTGTTTGAGCGCTATCGACGCCAGTATGGCATGGCAAAGGGGTTTGACCTGATGCGCCGCGAATATCCGGTGCGACGTGAGTTTTCAACGCTGCGTGTCGAGCTCAAGCACAGCGCCGGCGCCGTACGGGAAGTGCTTGAAAGTGCCGGCTTCGCCATTCGATCGCCACGCAAATAG
- a CDS encoding ABC transporter ATP-binding protein, producing MVHAALSIRGLTKVYDNSFHALKGIDLEVPQGDFFALLGPNGAGKSTTLGVVSSLVRKTAGEVSIYGIDVDRDFARARYHLGVVPQEFNFNQFEKVEDIVLTQAGYYGIPRRQAEDRARQLLEDLGLWDKRNDAARMLSGGMKRRLMIARALIHRPRLLILDEPTAGVDIELRRSMWEYMKRINEQEGTTIILTTHYLEEAESLCRNIAIINHGEIVHNTSMRELLGQLSRETFVLDLASPVTQCPVIEGFDVERIDDSQLSLSIDKGQRINDAFARLSEQHIEVVSMRNRANRLEELFVRMVEGSNDTKGQQGGIR from the coding sequence ATTGTGCATGCTGCCCTCTCCATAAGAGGCCTGACCAAGGTTTACGACAATAGTTTTCACGCCCTGAAGGGCATCGATCTGGAAGTGCCTCAGGGCGATTTTTTTGCGCTTCTGGGGCCTAACGGTGCCGGTAAATCCACCACGCTTGGCGTGGTCAGTTCGCTGGTGCGCAAAACGGCGGGTGAGGTGTCAATTTACGGCATCGACGTCGACCGTGATTTTGCCCGTGCTCGCTATCATCTCGGTGTCGTGCCACAGGAGTTCAACTTCAACCAGTTTGAAAAGGTTGAGGATATCGTCCTGACTCAGGCCGGCTATTACGGCATTCCACGTCGTCAGGCCGAAGATCGCGCTCGCCAGTTGCTTGAGGACCTTGGGCTCTGGGACAAGCGCAACGACGCCGCACGCATGCTCTCCGGGGGCATGAAGCGGCGATTGATGATCGCTCGCGCCCTGATCCATCGCCCGCGCCTTTTGATTCTTGATGAGCCCACCGCCGGCGTGGACATCGAGCTTCGTCGCAGCATGTGGGAGTACATGAAGCGCATCAACGAGCAGGAAGGCACCACCATCATCCTGACCACCCACTATCTGGAAGAAGCCGAGAGCCTGTGCCGCAATATTGCCATCATCAATCATGGCGAGATTGTGCATAACACCAGCATGCGTGAGCTTCTGGGCCAGCTCAGCCGCGAAACCTTCGTGCTGGATCTGGCCTCGCCGGTGACGCAGTGTCCGGTGATTGAAGGCTTTGACGTGGAAAGAATCGATGATTCCCAGCTGTCGTTGTCGATCGACAAGGGGCAACGCATCAACGACGCCTTTGCGCGCCTGAGTGAGCAACATATTGAGGTGGTTTCGATGCGCAACCGGGCCAATCGGCTTGAGGAACTTTTTGTGCGCATGGTGGAAGGCAGTAACGACACGAAAGGGCAGCAGGGAGGCATTCGCTGA
- a CDS encoding TetR/AcrR family transcriptional regulator → MPASKRDHLMTTAEQLFHEQGFHATGIDRIVSAAGVVRMTLYNHFSSKEALILAVLEARHQRFIDSLDAAVARAPAGHATRALTEAHGHWLETFSQHGCIMLKAMGEFAEHSATIHAMALQAKLDLLRRIESAVHRDGMAHASSLARQLFTILEGSNNTVAVLGVETALSDTRAMIDMVIGAAMRNPS, encoded by the coding sequence ATGCCCGCTTCCAAACGTGATCATTTGATGACCACCGCCGAACAGCTCTTTCATGAACAGGGGTTTCACGCCACCGGCATCGATCGCATCGTATCGGCAGCGGGTGTGGTCCGAATGACGCTCTACAATCATTTCAGCTCCAAGGAAGCCCTGATCCTTGCGGTGCTGGAAGCGCGCCATCAACGTTTCATTGATAGCCTCGATGCTGCCGTTGCCAGGGCCCCTGCCGGCCATGCCACCAGGGCGCTGACCGAGGCGCATGGTCACTGGCTGGAAACCTTTAGCCAGCATGGCTGCATCATGCTCAAGGCGATGGGAGAGTTTGCCGAGCACAGCGCCACCATTCACGCGATGGCGTTGCAGGCCAAACTGGACCTCCTGAGGCGCATCGAATCGGCCGTGCACCGTGATGGAATGGCACATGCCTCCTCCCTGGCTCGACAACTGTTTACGATACTGGAAGGCAGTAACAACACGGTGGCCGTGCTGGGCGTGGAAACGGCACTGAGCGATACGCGGGCCATGATTGACATGGTGATTGGCGCCGCCATGAGGAATCCATCATGA
- a CDS encoding MFS transporter produces MRPLTSVGMAILGSGVIAITYGLARFVFGLFLPAMRDEMTIRPTMAGIIGALPFLSFVIAIIAAPAITRFLGVRQTAVAAITLAMIGLIMIALAPSSPILAGGVLICGLSTGISSPVMAEAVYRIVPDSLRGRVNAITNAGTSVGIAFAMPAVLIWAEAWRSAYIGFAVLAALGAMSALYYLPAEQRDVEQPQRRAALSSVAREQWFSMARLSGLAALTGITSAAYWVFAPDAVMTGGGMASSQAAWMWLAVGIGGLAGGSVGDLITRFGAVATHAGGLVVIATALALLALDTSNFPLALLSATLFGAGYMTLTGFYLVRGTEIMLDTPSLGPVPPLLATSIGQIMGSPLAGWLVGSQGYNATFTMFAALGLGVSALGIWLLHRYA; encoded by the coding sequence ATGAGACCCCTGACCTCGGTCGGCATGGCGATTCTCGGCAGCGGCGTCATCGCCATCACGTACGGTCTGGCACGCTTTGTCTTCGGTCTTTTCCTGCCGGCCATGCGCGATGAAATGACCATTCGGCCTACCATGGCCGGCATCATCGGCGCGCTGCCGTTTTTGAGCTTCGTCATCGCCATTATTGCCGCACCGGCCATCACGCGCTTTCTGGGCGTGCGTCAAACGGCAGTAGCCGCAATAACCCTGGCCATGATCGGGTTGATCATGATTGCGCTGGCGCCCTCATCACCGATACTGGCCGGCGGCGTACTGATCTGTGGCCTCAGCACCGGTATCTCATCGCCGGTCATGGCCGAAGCGGTCTATCGAATCGTGCCTGATAGCCTGCGCGGAAGGGTCAATGCCATTACCAATGCGGGCACCAGCGTCGGCATCGCCTTTGCCATGCCGGCCGTTTTGATCTGGGCAGAAGCCTGGCGCAGCGCCTACATCGGTTTTGCTGTGCTGGCGGCACTGGGCGCCATGAGCGCTCTGTACTATCTCCCCGCGGAACAACGCGATGTTGAGCAACCGCAGCGACGAGCGGCGCTATCGTCAGTGGCGCGCGAGCAATGGTTCAGCATGGCCCGCCTGAGTGGACTGGCGGCTCTGACAGGTATTACCAGTGCGGCTTACTGGGTGTTTGCCCCTGATGCGGTCATGACCGGTGGTGGCATGGCATCCAGTCAGGCGGCCTGGATGTGGCTGGCGGTTGGTATTGGCGGGCTGGCCGGTGGGAGTGTTGGTGATCTGATCACACGCTTCGGAGCGGTTGCCACGCATGCCGGCGGACTTGTGGTCATCGCCACGGCATTGGCCCTGCTGGCGCTGGATACGAGCAATTTTCCACTGGCCCTGCTCTCGGCGACCCTGTTCGGCGCCGGCTACATGACCCTGACCGGCTTTTATCTCGTCAGGGGCACGGAAATCATGCTGGACACCCCCTCACTTGGCCCTGTTCCGCCACTGCTGGCCACCTCGATAGGACAGATCATGGGGTCACCGCTGGCCGGCTGGCTGGTCGGGTCTCAGGGCTATAACGCCACTTTCACGATGTTTGCCGCTCTCGGCCTTGGCGTCAGTGCGCTGGGTATCTGGTTATTGCATCGATATGCATAG
- a CDS encoding gamma-glutamyltransferase family protein, protein MPLTRRSFPGATAVSTTAGLTLGFPHMAGAQPHNDRKDPATTDFHPDAAFNTQRSYGGGSCVAPHHLAASAGRDILKQGGNAIEAMVAAASAIAVSYPHMNALGGDGFWLISEPGKAPVAIDACGGAAGLASTDFYAGESSIPERGPKAALTMAGTVSGWQKALDIGAAWGTPLPLGTLLGDAIRYAEQGIAVSRSQEALARKHFDRLSQSPGFSDAFLMDGKIPREGQRLRQPRLASTLRRLAEAGLDDFYRGELARSMADDLEALGSPLRLQDFHDYQAQIVTPLEVELGDATLYNLPAPTQGMASLMILGLYERLNIDSGEGFAHLHGLVEATKRAFMLRDQYITDPGRMTTDLQTLLTPERLDREAAMIDSRKAIAWPYRPEPGDTIWMGTVGSEGRSVSFIQSLYWEFGSGVVLPESGVLWQNRGVSFSLDPDDLRALAPGRKPFHTLNPALARFRDGRSMVYGTMGGEGQPQTQAAIFSRYAMHGMPLQQAIAAPRWLLGRTWGENSTNLKLESRVYTPLVTELEKAGHDVEVLSETFTDTMGHVGAIVHHPDGLIESAHDPRSDGGAASL, encoded by the coding sequence ATGCCACTGACACGTCGCAGTTTTCCAGGTGCTACCGCCGTCTCTACCACCGCCGGACTGACGCTGGGCTTTCCTCACATGGCCGGCGCTCAGCCCCACAATGATCGAAAGGACCCGGCGACGACAGACTTTCATCCCGACGCCGCTTTCAACACCCAGCGAAGCTACGGTGGCGGCAGCTGCGTTGCCCCACATCATCTTGCGGCCAGCGCCGGGCGCGACATCCTCAAGCAGGGCGGCAACGCCATCGAGGCCATGGTCGCGGCTGCCTCGGCCATCGCCGTGAGCTATCCGCACATGAATGCGCTGGGTGGTGATGGCTTCTGGCTGATCAGCGAACCCGGCAAGGCGCCGGTCGCCATCGATGCCTGTGGCGGGGCAGCCGGACTGGCCAGCACCGACTTCTATGCGGGAGAATCGAGCATTCCCGAGCGCGGCCCGAAGGCCGCCCTGACCATGGCCGGCACCGTCAGCGGCTGGCAAAAGGCGCTCGATATTGGTGCAGCCTGGGGCACACCGCTGCCGCTGGGCACCCTCCTGGGGGATGCGATTCGCTACGCCGAACAGGGCATAGCTGTCTCCAGAAGTCAGGAAGCGCTGGCGCGCAAGCATTTCGATCGCCTGTCACAGAGTCCCGGCTTCAGCGACGCCTTTCTGATGGATGGGAAGATTCCCCGTGAAGGTCAGCGCCTGCGTCAGCCACGACTGGCATCCACGCTGCGACGCCTCGCCGAGGCAGGGCTTGATGACTTCTATCGCGGCGAGCTGGCCCGCAGCATGGCAGACGATCTCGAAGCGCTGGGCAGCCCGCTTCGCCTGCAGGACTTTCATGACTATCAGGCACAGATCGTCACGCCTCTGGAGGTCGAACTCGGTGACGCCACGCTTTATAACCTGCCCGCCCCCACCCAGGGCATGGCGTCCTTGATGATTTTGGGCCTCTACGAGCGGCTCAACATCGACAGCGGCGAAGGGTTTGCCCATCTGCACGGCCTGGTCGAGGCCACCAAGCGCGCCTTTATGCTGCGCGATCAATACATCACCGATCCCGGGCGCATGACCACCGATCTCCAGACGCTTTTGACTCCGGAACGTCTGGACCGTGAAGCCGCCATGATCGACTCCCGAAAGGCCATAGCCTGGCCGTATAGGCCCGAACCCGGCGACACCATCTGGATGGGTACGGTCGGCAGCGAAGGTCGCTCGGTCAGCTTTATCCAGAGCCTTTACTGGGAGTTCGGCAGCGGCGTGGTCCTGCCGGAAAGCGGCGTGCTGTGGCAGAACCGCGGCGTCAGCTTCTCTCTCGACCCAGATGACCTGCGCGCTCTGGCGCCCGGTCGCAAGCCGTTTCATACCCTTAACCCGGCACTGGCGCGCTTTCGGGACGGACGCTCCATGGTCTATGGCACCATGGGAGGCGAAGGCCAACCGCAGACGCAGGCGGCCATCTTCTCGCGCTACGCCATGCACGGCATGCCCCTTCAGCAGGCCATTGCGGCGCCGCGCTGGTTGCTGGGTCGCACCTGGGGTGAAAACAGCACCAACCTGAAACTCGAGTCGCGCGTCTACACGCCACTGGTGACTGAGCTCGAAAAAGCCGGCCACGATGTAGAAGTCCTGTCCGAGACCTTCACTGACACCATGGGACATGTCGGTGCCATCGTGCACCATCCCGATGGGCTGATCGAAAGCGCACATGACCCACGAAGCGATGGCGGCGCGGCGAGCCTGTAG
- a CDS encoding pyridoxal phosphate-dependent aminotransferase has translation MTTPIRKSHKLDHVSYDIRGPVLEHAKRLEDEGHRILKLNIGNPAPFGFEAPEEILQDVMRNLPTAQGYCDSKGLYSARKAIMQECQRNRVEGVSIEDIYVGNGVSELIVMAMQALLDDSDEVLVPAPDYPLWTAAVNLASGQAVHYLCDEEQGWQPDIEDIRQKVTARTKAIVLINPNNPTGAVYSRQVIENVLQVAREHGLIVFSDEIYDKILYDGAVHVPTASLADDLLIITLNGLSKSYRCAGFRSGWMIVSGEKRHARDYIQGLDMLASMRLCANVPAQHAIQTALGGYQSINDLILPGGRLLAQRDAAWEKLNEIPGVSCVKPRGALYMFPRLDPAMYDIRDDQQLVLDLLLEEKMLLVQGTAFNWPTPDHLRIVTLPWAEQLEDAIERLGRFLARRRQA, from the coding sequence ATGACCACGCCGATCAGAAAATCTCACAAGCTCGACCACGTCTCCTATGACATTCGCGGTCCGGTACTTGAGCATGCCAAACGGCTCGAGGATGAGGGGCATCGCATCCTGAAGCTCAATATCGGCAATCCGGCGCCCTTTGGCTTCGAGGCGCCCGAGGAGATCCTGCAGGATGTCATGCGCAACCTGCCCACCGCGCAGGGCTACTGTGACTCAAAGGGCCTTTATTCGGCCCGCAAGGCCATCATGCAGGAGTGCCAGCGCAACCGTGTGGAAGGCGTGAGCATTGAGGATATCTATGTCGGCAACGGCGTCTCCGAACTGATCGTGATGGCCATGCAGGCGCTGCTCGATGACAGCGATGAAGTGCTGGTGCCGGCGCCCGACTATCCGCTCTGGACAGCGGCCGTCAATCTTGCCAGCGGTCAGGCCGTGCACTACCTCTGCGACGAGGAACAGGGCTGGCAGCCGGACATCGAGGATATCCGCCAGAAGGTCACCGCCCGTACGAAAGCGATCGTTCTGATCAATCCCAATAATCCGACCGGCGCCGTCTACTCCAGACAGGTCATCGAAAACGTGCTGCAGGTTGCCCGTGAGCACGGTCTGATCGTGTTCTCTGACGAGATCTACGACAAGATTCTCTATGACGGCGCCGTTCATGTGCCGACCGCGTCACTGGCAGATGATCTTTTGATCATCACCTTGAACGGGCTGTCCAAGAGCTATCGCTGCGCCGGGTTCCGCTCTGGATGGATGATCGTCTCCGGCGAAAAGCGCCACGCCCGGGACTATATTCAGGGCCTGGATATGCTCGCCTCGATGCGACTGTGCGCCAACGTGCCGGCACAGCACGCCATTCAGACAGCACTGGGCGGCTATCAGTCGATCAACGACCTGATCCTGCCTGGCGGCCGCCTGCTGGCCCAGCGTGACGCGGCCTGGGAAAAACTCAACGAGATTCCAGGCGTCAGCTGCGTAAAACCACGCGGCGCACTTTATATGTTCCCGCGTCTTGACCCGGCCATGTATGACATCAGGGATGACCAGCAGCTGGTACTGGATCTGCTGCTCGAAGAGAAGATGCTGCTGGTACAGGGCACGGCGTTTAACTGGCCGACCCCCGATCACCTGCGCATTGTGACCCTGCCCTGGGCCGAACAGCTTGAAGACGCCATTGAACGACTGGGACGGTTTCTGGCCCGTCGCCGTCAGGCCTGA
- the htpX gene encoding protease HtpX, translated as MMRIVLFLATNLAVVLVASITLRLLGVENYLAGSGLNLTSLLIFCFVFGMVGSLVSLLLSKKMAKMSTRAQIIDRPGNANEQWLYDTVAELSRDAGIKMPEVGIFPAQQANAFATGWNKNDALVCVSAGLLNQMRPEEVRAVLGHEIGHVANGDMVTLSLIQGVLNTFVMFFARIVAQVLDSFLRRDDEGGGLGFMGYFAVVMVLEIVFGLIASIIVAWFSRYREYRADEAGARLAGSGAMINALARLKAQQNMPDQMPDSLTAFAITTGQTRKLMERLFASHPPLDDRIAALKKAAYQQ; from the coding sequence ATGATGAGGATTGTCCTCTTTCTTGCCACCAACCTGGCAGTAGTGCTGGTGGCAAGCATTACGCTGCGCCTTCTCGGCGTGGAAAATTATCTTGCCGGCAGCGGACTCAACCTGACGTCGCTGCTGATTTTCTGCTTTGTCTTTGGCATGGTCGGTTCGCTGGTCTCGCTGCTGCTGTCCAAGAAGATGGCCAAGATGAGCACCCGGGCCCAGATCATTGACCGCCCAGGCAATGCCAACGAACAGTGGCTTTATGACACCGTAGCGGAGCTTTCCCGCGATGCGGGCATCAAGATGCCCGAGGTAGGGATCTTTCCGGCCCAGCAGGCCAACGCCTTTGCGACCGGCTGGAACAAGAACGATGCACTGGTCTGCGTTTCGGCCGGCCTTCTCAACCAGATGCGTCCTGAAGAGGTTCGCGCCGTTCTGGGTCATGAGATCGGCCACGTGGCCAACGGCGACATGGTCACCCTGTCATTGATTCAGGGGGTCTTGAACACCTTCGTGATGTTCTTTGCCCGGATCGTCGCTCAAGTGCTCGACAGCTTTCTGCGCCGTGACGATGAAGGCGGCGGCCTGGGGTTCATGGGCTATTTCGCCGTGGTCATGGTGCTGGAAATCGTGTTTGGTCTGATCGCCTCCATCATCGTTGCCTGGTTCTCACGCTACCGCGAATATCGTGCGGATGAGGCCGGTGCAAGGCTTGCCGGCAGCGGCGCCATGATCAATGCACTGGCACGCCTCAAGGCCCAGCAGAACATGCCCGATCAGATGCCGGATTCGCTGACGGCCTTTGCCATCACCACCGGCCAGACCCGCAAGCTCATGGAAAGGCTCTTCGCCAGTCATCCGCCGCTGGATGATCGCATTGCTGCCCTGAAAAAGGCCGCTTATCAGCAATAA
- a CDS encoding ABC transporter permease yields MNTRQMMVALWTIVRSEIRRFMRIWPQTLLPPSITMTMYFIIFGNLIGSRIGQMDGVDYMDYIVPGLIMMSVITNSYSNVASSFFGSKFQRSVEEMIISPMPNWLVLSGFVIGGSARGLAVGIIVTAVSLFFTDLQIQHPILTTLVVIMTAILFSIGGFINALLGKKFDDISIVPIFVLTPLTYLGGVFYSIHTLPEFWQHVSLVNPILYMVNTFRYGILGVSDINVGAAVGAIAVFIVIFFSAAMWLLRRGKGLRS; encoded by the coding sequence ATGAACACTCGACAGATGATGGTGGCGCTCTGGACCATCGTGCGCAGCGAAATCCGTCGCTTCATGCGTATCTGGCCGCAGACGCTGCTGCCGCCCTCCATCACGATGACGATGTATTTCATCATCTTTGGCAACCTGATCGGGTCGCGTATCGGTCAGATGGATGGCGTGGATTACATGGACTACATCGTGCCCGGTCTGATCATGATGTCGGTCATTACCAACAGCTATTCCAACGTGGCATCCTCGTTTTTTGGCAGCAAGTTTCAGCGCAGCGTTGAAGAGATGATCATTTCGCCGATGCCCAACTGGCTGGTGCTGTCCGGTTTTGTGATCGGTGGTTCGGCTCGCGGGCTGGCAGTAGGTATCATCGTCACCGCAGTATCGCTCTTTTTCACCGATCTGCAGATCCAGCATCCGATTCTGACCACCCTGGTCGTGATCATGACCGCGATCCTCTTCTCGATCGGCGGCTTTATCAATGCGCTGCTGGGCAAGAAGTTCGATGACATCTCGATCGTGCCCATTTTTGTGCTGACGCCGCTGACTTATCTGGGCGGAGTCTTCTACTCGATCCATACGCTGCCCGAGTTCTGGCAACATGTTTCCTTGGTCAACCCGATTCTGTATATGGTCAACACGTTTCGATACGGTATCCTTGGCGTTTCCGATATCAACGTTGGCGCAGCTGTCGGGGCCATTGCGGTATTTATCGTGATTTTCTTTTCCGCGGCCATGTGGCTGCTGCGCCGTGGCAAGGGGCTACGTAGCTGA
- the ylqF gene encoding ribosome biogenesis GTPase YlqF yields MLGWFPGHMNKARRQISEALPEIDVVIEVLDARLPYSSANPMLADLIRHKPSLKLLSRADLADPAITRQWIEHFDAQSDVRAMAVVTTETRQLKPLYRLCHELAGHIREDRDVRVMVMGIPNVGKSTLINTLAGKKIAKTGNEPAVTKRQQKIRIGQRIALTDTPGVLWPRIEDQNSAYRLAASGAIRDTALEYVDVASVTALSLAERYPEALRSRYKLATLGDTGESIVREIATRRGGLRAGGEVDMHRGAEVLLMDLRGGKLGPMSLETPADIPDEAGLEAMRAERERFNRGETFLDDASTDDTPPGQ; encoded by the coding sequence ATGCTGGGCTGGTTCCCGGGGCATATGAACAAGGCCAGGCGCCAGATCAGCGAAGCCCTGCCCGAAATTGATGTGGTCATTGAAGTGCTGGATGCACGCCTGCCCTACTCCAGCGCCAACCCCATGCTGGCCGATCTGATTCGTCACAAGCCGTCATTGAAGCTGCTGTCGCGTGCCGATCTGGCCGACCCCGCCATTACCCGGCAGTGGATCGAGCACTTTGATGCTCAGTCCGATGTGCGCGCCATGGCGGTGGTCACCACCGAAACGCGTCAGCTCAAACCGCTTTACAGGCTCTGCCATGAGCTGGCCGGCCACATTCGTGAAGATCGCGACGTGCGTGTGATGGTGATGGGCATTCCCAACGTGGGCAAATCCACGCTGATCAACACGCTGGCCGGCAAGAAAATTGCCAAGACGGGCAATGAGCCGGCCGTCACCAAGCGTCAGCAGAAAATCCGCATCGGCCAGCGCATTGCCCTGACCGACACCCCCGGCGTGCTCTGGCCGCGCATCGAGGATCAAAACAGCGCCTATCGACTGGCCGCCAGCGGCGCCATTCGTGACACGGCACTGGAGTACGTCGATGTTGCCTCGGTAACCGCCCTGTCGCTGGCCGAACGTTACCCCGAGGCGCTCAGATCCCGCTACAAGCTGGCCACTCTCGGCGATACCGGCGAGTCCATCGTGCGAGAGATTGCCACTCGTCGCGGCGGCCTGCGCGCCGGTGGTGAGGTGGACATGCACCGGGGTGCCGAGGTGCTGCTGATGGATCTGCGAGGCGGCAAGCTGGGCCCCATGTCGCTGGAAACGCCGGCCGACATTCCCGATGAGGCAGGTCTTGAAGCCATGCGCGCCGAGCGCGAGCGCTTCAATCGCGGCGAAACCTTTCTTGATGATGCATCGACCGACGACACGCCGCCCGGGCAGTGA